DNA sequence from the Chloroherpetonaceae bacterium genome:
CGATTATGTCAGTAGAGGTAGAAACGCCAGAGGAATATATGGGCGCCGTGATGGGCGACCTGAACAGTCGTCGAGGGCGCATTGAGGGAATGTCGGAACGCTCTGGAGCGCAGGTCATCACGGCCAAAGTGCCGCTTGCAGAAATGTTCGGTTACTCAACTGACCTGCGTTCAATGACGCAAGGTCGTGCGAACTACACGATGGAATTTAGCCACTACGAAGAAGTGCCTAGAAACGTGGCTGAGGAAATCATTGAAAAGAGCGGAGCAAAAGTTACCGCACAAGTCTAAGTTATTTCTAACGCATTAAATCACAGTATCGGAGGAAATACCAGCTATGGCAAAAGAGGTTTTCAAGCGCGACAAGCCACACGTGAATGTCGGTACAATTGGGCACGTCGACCACGGTAAGACGACGCTCACTGCCGCTATCACCAAAGTGCTGGCTGAACAAGGTTTGGCGCAAGCATTGGCATATGATCAAATTGACAAGGCGCCAGAAGAAAAAGCGCGTGGTATTACCATTTCTACCTCGCATGTGGAGTATGAGACCAAGAATCGACACTACGCCCATATAGACTGTCCTGGGCATGCGGACTACATCAAAAATATGATTACAGGTGCGGCGCAAATGGACGGCGCCATCTTGGTTGTGGCAGCCACCGATGGTCCGATGCCACAAACACGAGAGCATATTCTGCTTGCGCGTCAGGTGAATGTGCCTGCCATCGTGGTATTCCTCAACAAAGTCGACATTGCAGACCCCGAGCTGATTGAGCTGGTGGAAATGGAACTGCGTGAGCTACTTACAAAATACGGTTTCCCCGGTGATGAAATTCCAATTGTGCGTGGTTCCGCATTAGGTGCGCTGAACGGCGACCCCAAGTGGGTGCCATCTGTCTTGCAACTGATGGACGAGGTCGATCGCTACATTCCTACACCTGTGCGCGATGTGGACAAGCCATTCCTAATGCCTGTCGAAGACGTGTTCTCGATTCAAGGTCGTGGCACAGTCGGCACGGGTCGCATTGAGCGTGGTCGCATCAGACTCAACGAAGAAGTGGAAATCGTGGGTCTAGGGCCGACCAAGAAGTCCGTTGTAACAGGCATTGAGATGTTCCGAAAGAGCCTTGAAGAAGGTCAGGCTGGAGACAATGCTGGACTCTTGCTTCGTGGTATTGAAAAGAAAGACTTGGAGCGCGGAATGGTGATTGCAAAGCCGGGTTCCATCACGCCGCACACCAAGTTTAAGGCAGAGATCTATGTGTTGAAGAAAGAGGAAGGGGGACGCCATACTCCATTCTTCTCAGGTTATCGCCCGCAGTTCTACTTCCGAACCACAGACGTAACGGGTGTCGTTACCTTGCCGCCTGGTGTTGAGATGGTGATGCCCGGCGACAATGTCAGCATTGAAGTCGAGCTGATTTCACCTATCGCAATGGACGAGGGGTTGCGCTTTGCAATTCGCGAGGGCGGTAAGACCGTCGGGGCGGGCGCAGTAACGAAGATCATTGAGTAAAACGATGCAGTGAGTTGCGCAAAGGAGTGAGCGTCTTTAAGCTCACTCCTTTTTTG
Encoded proteins:
- the tuf gene encoding elongation factor Tu — protein: MAKEVFKRDKPHVNVGTIGHVDHGKTTLTAAITKVLAEQGLAQALAYDQIDKAPEEKARGITISTSHVEYETKNRHYAHIDCPGHADYIKNMITGAAQMDGAILVVAATDGPMPQTREHILLARQVNVPAIVVFLNKVDIADPELIELVEMELRELLTKYGFPGDEIPIVRGSALGALNGDPKWVPSVLQLMDEVDRYIPTPVRDVDKPFLMPVEDVFSIQGRGTVGTGRIERGRIRLNEEVEIVGLGPTKKSVVTGIEMFRKSLEEGQAGDNAGLLLRGIEKKDLERGMVIAKPGSITPHTKFKAEIYVLKKEEGGRHTPFFSGYRPQFYFRTTDVTGVVTLPPGVEMVMPGDNVSIEVELISPIAMDEGLRFAIREGGKTVGAGAVTKIIE